A genomic segment from Luteibacter aegosomatis encodes:
- a CDS encoding amino acid permease: MLQQLLAKKSPQAEPDDAHGPALRRTLGPWGLTALGIGAVIGGGIFVITGVAAAEHAGPAIILSFILAAICSVFTALCYAEFASLIPVSGSAYSYAYATLGEGAAWFIGWNLILEYGVSASAVAVSWTGYFVSLLDHVGIHIPPALTNAPLDFIDGHLVATGALFNLPAVGITLALTGLCYVGIKESTGLNMAMVLLKTALIVVVIVVGANHIDTANWHPFIPENQGGDKYGWAGILRGASMVFFAYIGFEATSTAAQESKNPQRDMPIGTLASLAICTVLYIAMAAVLTGLVPFSELGTSEPVVTAIRNHPELGWLRGVVEVGALIGLSSVVLVMIIAQPRIFMIMGRDGLMPKVFTTIHPKYRTPHINTVITGLGIALLAAVFPLNLLGDLTSMGTLVAFSAVCIGVLILRKTQPDIPRSFRVPFAPITCTLGVLSCIFLLWSMGVRNWALMGVWTLIGIVIYFAYSYRHSRLHRRG; the protein is encoded by the coding sequence ATGCTCCAGCAGTTACTCGCCAAGAAATCCCCCCAGGCCGAACCCGACGACGCGCACGGTCCCGCGCTGCGACGCACCCTCGGCCCGTGGGGCCTGACGGCACTGGGCATCGGCGCGGTCATCGGTGGCGGTATCTTCGTGATCACCGGCGTGGCCGCGGCCGAACATGCCGGACCGGCGATCATCCTCTCGTTCATCCTCGCGGCCATCTGCAGCGTGTTCACCGCGTTGTGCTACGCCGAATTCGCGTCGCTGATTCCCGTATCGGGCAGCGCCTATTCCTACGCCTACGCCACCCTCGGCGAAGGCGCGGCCTGGTTCATCGGCTGGAATCTCATTCTCGAATACGGCGTATCGGCCTCCGCGGTGGCGGTGAGCTGGACCGGCTACTTCGTGAGCCTGCTCGACCACGTCGGCATCCACATACCGCCCGCGCTCACCAACGCGCCCCTCGATTTCATCGACGGCCATCTCGTGGCCACCGGTGCGTTGTTCAACCTGCCCGCGGTAGGCATCACGCTCGCCCTCACCGGGCTCTGCTACGTGGGCATCAAGGAATCCACCGGGCTCAACATGGCCATGGTGCTGCTGAAGACGGCGTTGATCGTCGTCGTGATCGTGGTCGGTGCAAACCACATCGACACGGCCAACTGGCACCCCTTCATCCCCGAGAACCAGGGTGGCGACAAATACGGCTGGGCGGGCATCCTGCGCGGCGCCTCGATGGTGTTCTTCGCCTATATCGGTTTCGAGGCGACATCGACGGCGGCGCAGGAATCGAAGAATCCCCAGCGCGACATGCCCATCGGCACGCTCGCGTCGCTGGCCATCTGCACGGTGCTCTACATCGCCATGGCCGCCGTGCTGACCGGCCTCGTGCCCTTCTCGGAACTGGGTACGTCCGAGCCGGTGGTCACCGCCATCCGCAACCATCCCGAACTGGGCTGGCTGCGCGGCGTGGTGGAGGTCGGTGCCCTCATCGGGCTGTCGTCGGTGGTGCTGGTGATGATCATCGCCCAACCGCGCATCTTCATGATCATGGGTCGCGACGGACTCATGCCGAAGGTATTCACCACGATCCACCCGAAGTACCGCACGCCGCACATCAACACGGTGATCACCGGTCTGGGCATCGCCTTGCTCGCCGCCGTGTTCCCGCTCAACCTGCTCGGCGACCTCACGTCGATGGGCACGCTCGTCGCGTTCAGCGCGGTATGCATCGGCGTGTTGATCCTGCGCAAGACACAGCCGGACATTCCGCGTTCGTTCCGCGTGCCGTTCGCGCCGATCACCTGCACGCTCGGCGTGTTGAGCTGCATCTTCCTCTTGTGGTCGATGGGCGTGCGCAACTGGGCGCTGATGGGTGTGTGGACGCTCATCGGCATCGTCATCTACTTCGCCTACAGCTATCGCCACAGCCGACTTCATCGGCGTGGCTGA
- a CDS encoding high-potential iron-sulfur protein, giving the protein MSQHDSNNEGRRRFLKAATGAMAAATVLSTLPRQARAQDLPHLSPSDPTASALKYVEDGTKAQGRKTPNDFCADCSFFQGKAGGAWGPCQLFPGKAVNAKGWCVSHTHVA; this is encoded by the coding sequence ATGTCGCAACACGATTCGAACAACGAGGGGCGTCGCCGCTTCCTCAAGGCCGCCACGGGCGCCATGGCGGCCGCCACTGTCCTGAGCACGCTGCCCCGCCAGGCTCGGGCCCAGGATCTTCCCCATCTTTCGCCCTCGGATCCCACGGCGTCGGCCCTGAAGTACGTCGAGGACGGCACCAAGGCGCAGGGCCGCAAGACGCCGAACGATTTCTGCGCCGATTGCAGTTTCTTCCAGGGCAAGGCCGGCGGGGCATGGGGTCCATGCCAGCTCTTCCCGGGCAAGGCCGTGAATGCCAAGGGCTGGTGCGTTTCGCACACCCACGTGGCCTGA
- a CDS encoding methylthioribulose 1-phosphate dehydratase, translating to MSKASLSIDPARLADCADAIAGAARELAAFGWTPATSSNFSMRLDADLAAITISGRDKGRLGRDDIMVVDMDGKAVGSDARPSAETGLHTQVYRRFPQANVVLHTHSRTQSVASRLFSKDGRIRLEGWELQKAISGYTTHESVLDIPVFPNTQHMPELEARVDAWIDSGKPLYAYLIDGHGIYTWGRDMPETRRHLEALEFLLGCELDLRRLSP from the coding sequence ATGTCGAAAGCCTCTCTTTCCATCGATCCCGCCCGACTGGCGGACTGCGCGGACGCCATCGCCGGGGCCGCCCGCGAGTTGGCCGCGTTCGGCTGGACGCCCGCCACCAGCAGCAACTTCTCCATGCGCCTGGATGCCGATCTGGCGGCCATCACGATCTCGGGGCGCGACAAGGGCCGTCTCGGCCGCGACGACATCATGGTGGTCGACATGGACGGCAAGGCCGTGGGGAGCGACGCCCGCCCTTCCGCCGAAACCGGTCTGCATACCCAGGTCTATCGTCGCTTTCCCCAGGCGAACGTGGTGCTGCACACGCATTCGCGTACGCAGAGCGTCGCATCGAGGCTTTTCTCCAAGGACGGCAGGATCCGGCTAGAAGGCTGGGAACTGCAGAAGGCAATCTCCGGGTACACCACGCACGAGAGCGTGCTGGACATCCCCGTATTTCCCAATACCCAGCACATGCCCGAGCTCGAGGCCCGGGTGGATGCATGGATCGACTCCGGAAAGCCGCTATACGCCTACTTGATCGACGGGCACGGCATCTACACCTGGGGGAGAGACATGCCGGAAACCCGGCGCCATCTCGAAGCCCTCGAATTCCTGCTCGGGTGCGAACTCGATCTCCGGAGACTTTCCCCATGA
- a CDS encoding 1,2-dihydroxy-3-keto-5-methylthiopentene dioxygenase, whose protein sequence is MSRLRIYDDHKNDTPLAIFADHAAIAAELNKVGVRFEQWEANQPIEPGATQEEVIAAYRGDIDRLMAENGYTTVDVISLKPDHPDRAAFRQKFLNEHSHSEDEVRFFVAGAGQFTLHIDGKVYEVLCEKGDLIGVPDGTTHWFDMSESPYFVAIRLFTNVEGWVAKFTGSDIAERFPRMDPHPSAASAS, encoded by the coding sequence ATGAGCCGCCTGCGCATCTACGACGACCACAAGAACGACACCCCTCTCGCGATCTTCGCCGATCATGCCGCCATCGCCGCCGAGCTGAACAAGGTCGGCGTGCGTTTCGAACAGTGGGAAGCCAACCAGCCCATCGAACCCGGCGCCACCCAGGAGGAGGTCATCGCGGCCTATCGCGGCGATATCGACCGCCTGATGGCCGAAAACGGCTACACCACGGTGGACGTCATCAGCCTCAAGCCCGACCATCCCGATCGGGCCGCGTTCCGTCAGAAGTTCCTGAATGAGCACTCGCACAGCGAAGACGAGGTGCGTTTCTTCGTGGCGGGTGCGGGACAGTTCACCCTGCACATCGACGGCAAGGTCTATGAGGTGCTCTGCGAGAAGGGCGACCTGATCGGTGTGCCCGACGGCACCACGCACTGGTTCGACATGAGCGAGTCGCCGTACTTCGTGGCGATCCGCCTGTTCACCAACGTCGAGGGCTGGGTGGCCAAGTTCACCGGCTCCGACATCGCCGAACGGTTTCCGCGCATGGATCCCCACCCCTCGGCCGCCAGCGCTTCGTAA
- the mtnC gene encoding acireductone synthase: MSDIRAVLTDIEGTTSSIDFVKDVLFPYARQHLPAFVETHADDLEVQHWLHEAAKEAGWVEAKRSEVIDLLIRWIDEDRKATPLKALQGMIWREGYASKAYVSHMYPDVAGRLKAWHDQGLKLYVYSSGSVPAQKLMFGHSESGDLTPLFSGYFDTQTGHKRETESYRRIAEAIGLPPSQVLFLSDIKEELDAARTAGMRTTQLVRPPQPLTDAGHPAVADFDAIVP, encoded by the coding sequence ATGTCCGATATCCGCGCCGTCCTCACCGACATCGAGGGCACCACCAGCTCGATCGACTTCGTCAAGGACGTCCTCTTCCCCTATGCCCGTCAGCACCTGCCGGCCTTCGTCGAGACGCATGCCGACGACCTCGAGGTGCAGCACTGGCTGCATGAGGCGGCGAAAGAAGCCGGGTGGGTCGAGGCCAAGCGCAGCGAGGTCATCGACCTGCTGATCCGCTGGATCGACGAAGACCGCAAGGCCACGCCGCTCAAGGCGTTGCAGGGCATGATCTGGCGCGAGGGATATGCATCGAAGGCGTACGTGTCGCACATGTATCCCGACGTGGCCGGCCGCCTCAAGGCGTGGCACGACCAGGGATTGAAGCTCTACGTGTATTCGTCCGGATCGGTGCCCGCGCAGAAGCTGATGTTCGGCCACAGCGAAAGCGGCGATCTCACCCCGCTGTTTTCCGGCTATTTCGATACGCAGACCGGACATAAACGCGAGACCGAATCCTACCGGCGCATCGCCGAGGCCATCGGCTTGCCGCCCTCGCAGGTTCTTTTCCTGTCCGACATCAAGGAAGAACTCGACGCCGCGCGGACCGCCGGCATGCGCACCACCCAGCTCGTCCGTCCGCCGCAGCCGCTGACGGATGCCGGTCACCCTGCCGTCGCCGATTTCGATGCCATCGTCCCTTGA
- a CDS encoding C13 family peptidase, with amino-acid sequence MPSSLDPRRRTPIYVLAAFAAGALLTLGVLRYGPQPSTVRAEPLPAAPAVAATAPAPSSSVDDAPSDDAAVDVDNGDWPADGPTPEQVFTSQPDLMRKAVAGLAPRDVGKTNVYAIAFGGDGSEDVFRNEAEYMGRLMDRRFASPGHTLVLENNPATLSSRPLASWTNLEQALDGVAKVMDPREDVLLLYVATHGGNDHSLLVDMDPIPLDQLDPDGLADILSKRPFRWKVLVVNACYSGGFVPKLQGAGTLVMTSARTDRTSFGCGADSDITYFGHAWLVDGLNATPDFVEAFGKAREEIAAWEKRDAVTPSEPQIDVGKGIGEKLAAWRKAAKLGPAVPFEPARP; translated from the coding sequence ATGCCATCGTCCCTTGATCCCCGGCGGCGTACGCCGATCTACGTGCTCGCGGCATTCGCCGCCGGCGCGCTGCTCACCTTGGGCGTCTTGCGTTACGGTCCCCAACCGTCCACCGTCCGTGCCGAGCCGCTGCCCGCCGCCCCGGCCGTAGCGGCGACCGCGCCCGCTCCATCGTCTTCCGTTGACGATGCACCTTCCGACGACGCCGCCGTGGATGTCGATAACGGCGACTGGCCAGCCGATGGTCCCACGCCCGAGCAGGTGTTCACCTCGCAACCCGACCTCATGCGCAAGGCCGTGGCCGGTCTCGCACCCCGCGACGTGGGCAAGACCAACGTCTACGCCATCGCCTTCGGCGGTGACGGTTCCGAGGACGTGTTCCGCAACGAGGCCGAATACATGGGCCGGCTGATGGACCGGCGATTCGCCAGCCCCGGCCATACCCTGGTGCTGGAAAACAATCCCGCCACCCTCTCCTCCCGCCCCTTGGCGAGCTGGACCAATCTCGAGCAGGCGCTCGACGGCGTGGCGAAGGTGATGGATCCGCGCGAAGACGTCCTGCTCCTCTACGTCGCCACCCACGGCGGCAACGATCATTCCCTGCTGGTGGACATGGACCCGATCCCGCTCGACCAGCTCGATCCGGACGGTCTTGCCGACATCCTTTCCAAGCGGCCTTTTCGCTGGAAGGTGCTGGTGGTGAACGCCTGCTACTCCGGCGGCTTCGTGCCGAAGCTCCAGGGTGCCGGCACGCTCGTGATGACCTCGGCGCGCACGGACCGTACGTCGTTCGGGTGCGGTGCCGATTCGGACATCACCTACTTCGGGCACGCGTGGCTGGTCGACGGGCTCAACGCCACGCCGGACTTCGTCGAGGCATTCGGCAAGGCGCGCGAAGAGATCGCCGCTTGGGAAAAACGCGACGCGGTCACGCCGTCGGAGCCGCAGATCGACGTGGGCAAGGGCATCGGCGAGAAGCTGGCGGCATGGCGCAAGGCGGCGAAACTCGGGCCGGCGGTGCCGTTCGAGCCGGCACGGCCGTAG
- a CDS encoding amidohydrolase, which produces MQTLTVSLIQGATRWHDAAGNRAYYGALVRGVAGSDLVVLPETFLSGFTNDTLVNADTMDGEGVAWMRALATETGSTLTGSLVIREGDTVYNRLIWASPDGGLAYYDKRHLFRMAGEHTRYGGGNRRLIVELKGWRILPQVCYDLRFPVWLRNGRREEAEGGMDYDLSLFVANWPTPRRQPWRTLLRARAIENLAYVIGVNRVGVDGNQLPYAGDSAVIDPVGEPLVELGAHEQVVTVTLDPVPLLAHRERFPAWMDADRFAIDIDA; this is translated from the coding sequence GTGCAAACTCTGACCGTTTCCCTCATCCAGGGCGCCACCCGCTGGCACGATGCGGCGGGCAATCGCGCGTATTACGGCGCCCTCGTGCGCGGCGTCGCGGGCAGCGACCTGGTCGTGCTGCCGGAGACGTTCCTTTCCGGCTTCACCAACGACACGCTCGTCAACGCCGACACCATGGATGGCGAGGGCGTGGCGTGGATGCGTGCGCTGGCGACCGAAACCGGCTCCACGCTCACCGGCAGCCTGGTGATTCGCGAAGGCGATACCGTCTATAACCGGTTGATCTGGGCATCGCCCGATGGCGGCCTCGCTTATTACGACAAGCGTCACCTGTTCCGCATGGCTGGCGAGCACACGCGCTACGGCGGCGGCAACCGGCGGCTCATCGTCGAACTGAAGGGTTGGCGCATCCTTCCGCAGGTCTGCTACGACCTGCGGTTTCCGGTGTGGTTGCGCAACGGCCGTCGCGAAGAGGCCGAGGGTGGCATGGATTACGACCTGTCCTTGTTCGTGGCCAACTGGCCGACGCCGCGCCGACAGCCTTGGCGCACGCTGTTGCGCGCCCGTGCCATCGAGAACCTCGCCTACGTGATCGGCGTGAATCGTGTCGGCGTCGACGGCAACCAGTTGCCTTATGCGGGCGACAGCGCGGTGATCGATCCCGTGGGCGAACCACTGGTCGAACTGGGCGCGCATGAGCAGGTGGTCACCGTCACCCTCGATCCGGTGCCCCTGTTGGCCCATCGCGAGCGTTTCCCGGCGTGGATGGATGCCGATCGCTTCGCGATCGACATCGATGCCTGA
- a CDS encoding pyridoxal phosphate-dependent aminotransferase, giving the protein MQIETKLPKVGTTIFSVMSQLAVEHKAVNLGQGFPDFEPPEALRESITRAMAEGKNQYAPGIGIAKLREQIALKTERLYGHRVSPDTEVTITSGATEALFSAIASMVRAGDEVIVFDPCYDSYEPAIELQGATAVHLPLSLPSFGIDWQRVRDAITPKTRMILINSPHNPSGAVLSRADLDELAAVVRDTPIVVLSDEVYEHIVFDGADHQSVLRHAELAARSIVVSSFGKTYHCTGWKVGYAVAPKALTAEFRKVHQYLTFCTFNPAQWAFGEFLESAPAHYLELPAFYQAKRDRFRQLLAPSRLKLLDVPGGYFQLVDYSAIRDVDDINFSEWLVREGGVAVIPLSPFYETAPDTRLVRLCFAKNDATMEAAAELLCKL; this is encoded by the coding sequence ATGCAGATCGAAACCAAGCTTCCCAAGGTCGGCACGACCATTTTCAGCGTGATGAGCCAGCTCGCCGTGGAACACAAGGCGGTGAACCTGGGTCAGGGCTTCCCCGATTTCGAGCCGCCCGAAGCCTTGCGCGAATCGATCACCCGGGCCATGGCCGAAGGCAAGAACCAGTACGCCCCGGGCATCGGCATCGCCAAGCTGCGCGAGCAGATCGCCCTGAAGACCGAGCGCCTCTACGGCCACCGGGTAAGCCCGGATACCGAGGTCACCATCACCTCGGGCGCCACCGAGGCCTTGTTTTCGGCCATCGCCTCCATGGTGCGCGCGGGTGACGAGGTGATCGTCTTCGACCCCTGCTACGACAGTTACGAACCGGCCATCGAACTCCAGGGCGCCACGGCGGTGCACCTGCCCTTGAGCCTGCCCTCGTTCGGCATCGACTGGCAGCGCGTGCGCGACGCGATCACGCCGAAGACGCGCATGATCCTGATCAACTCGCCGCACAACCCGTCGGGCGCCGTGCTGTCGCGGGCCGATCTCGACGAACTGGCGGCCGTCGTGCGCGATACGCCCATCGTCGTGCTCTCCGACGAGGTCTACGAACACATCGTGTTCGACGGTGCCGACCACCAGAGCGTGCTGCGCCACGCGGAACTGGCCGCGCGCAGCATCGTGGTGTCCTCGTTCGGCAAGACGTACCACTGCACCGGATGGAAGGTCGGCTACGCCGTGGCGCCCAAGGCGCTCACCGCCGAATTCCGCAAGGTGCACCAGTACCTCACGTTCTGCACCTTCAACCCAGCCCAGTGGGCCTTCGGCGAATTCCTCGAGTCCGCGCCGGCGCATTATCTCGAGTTGCCGGCGTTCTACCAGGCCAAGCGCGACCGGTTTCGACAGTTGCTCGCGCCTTCGCGGCTGAAGCTGCTCGACGTACCGGGCGGCTATTTCCAGCTGGTGGACTACAGCGCCATCCGCGACGTCGACGACATCAACTTCAGCGAGTGGCTGGTGCGCGAGGGCGGCGTGGCCGTGATTCCGCTCAGCCCGTTCTACGAGACCGCGCCGGATACCCGTCTGGTGCGTCTGTGCTTCGCCAAGAACGACGCCACCATGGAAGCCGCCGCGGAGCTCCTGTGCAAACTCTGA
- a CDS encoding LysR substrate-binding domain-containing protein produces MEGALQDLNDLYFFASVVEHGGFSAAGRALGVPKSRLSKRIAQLEDRLGVRLLQRTTRRFVVTEIGERFYAHCRAVLEEARAAQDAVDELRTEPRGVVRVSCPISLAQNVLGPMLPAFMLEHPKVQIRITATNRRVDLIGEGYDVAIRVREKLDTDATLVLRSIGYARNLLVASPKFLDSNGRPKNLDELAQLPALSMYEHEGAQVWELVDPSGKKVAVEVKPRLVSGDFSVLVAAAVQCCGVALIPEEFCAPLIANGALEWVLPDYATAQGTLHFVYPSRRGLLPAVRSFVDFLAERLPKARAEYHKDCETVATDPSARGAVALRRMLGSEHPAAFGRPNE; encoded by the coding sequence ATGGAAGGCGCACTCCAGGATCTGAACGATCTGTATTTCTTCGCTTCGGTGGTCGAGCACGGAGGTTTCTCGGCCGCCGGGCGTGCCCTGGGCGTTCCCAAGTCGCGGCTGTCAAAGCGCATCGCCCAGTTGGAAGACCGCCTGGGCGTGCGCCTGCTCCAGCGGACCACCCGCCGCTTCGTGGTCACGGAAATCGGCGAGCGTTTCTATGCCCATTGCCGGGCCGTGCTCGAGGAGGCGCGGGCCGCGCAGGACGCCGTGGACGAACTGCGCACCGAACCCCGCGGCGTGGTGAGGGTGAGTTGCCCGATCTCGCTGGCGCAGAACGTCCTCGGGCCGATGCTGCCGGCTTTCATGCTGGAACATCCGAAGGTGCAGATCCGCATCACCGCCACCAATCGCCGCGTCGACCTGATCGGCGAGGGGTATGACGTGGCGATCCGCGTGCGCGAGAAGCTCGATACCGACGCGACCCTGGTGTTGCGCAGCATCGGTTACGCACGCAACCTGCTGGTGGCCAGTCCCAAGTTCCTCGACAGCAACGGCCGACCGAAGAACCTCGACGAGCTGGCGCAATTGCCCGCGCTGTCGATGTACGAACACGAGGGCGCGCAGGTGTGGGAGCTGGTCGACCCCAGCGGCAAGAAGGTGGCCGTCGAGGTCAAGCCGCGCCTGGTGAGCGGCGATTTCTCGGTATTGGTCGCCGCGGCCGTGCAATGCTGCGGTGTCGCGCTGATTCCCGAAGAATTCTGCGCGCCGCTCATCGCCAACGGCGCGCTCGAATGGGTGTTGCCCGACTACGCCACGGCACAGGGCACGCTGCATTTCGTCTACCCGAGCCGGCGCGGCCTGCTGCCCGCCGTGCGCAGCTTCGTCGACTTCCTCGCCGAGCGCCTGCCCAAGGCGAGGGCCGAATACCACAAGGACTGCGAAACGGTGGCCACCGACCCCTCGGCGAGGGGGGCGGTGGCCTTGCGCCGCATGCTAGGATCGGAACATCCGGCGGCGTTTGGCCGTCCAAACGAATAA
- a CDS encoding FMN-dependent NADH-azoreductase, whose product MKVLHIDASALGAHSVSRNLTAAIVAEFVRTHPNAEVTYRDVHATPLPHWAMPGADAGDTVGDEVMEEFLAADVVVIGAPMYNFSITSSLKAWIDRIAVAGKTFRYTSAGPEGLAVGKKVIVASTRGGIYSAGSPAAGMDFQEPYLRAMFGFLGVTDLEFVRAEGLALGDEHKAKSIDTAVAGIGGLAKAA is encoded by the coding sequence ATGAAAGTCCTGCACATCGACGCCAGCGCCCTGGGCGCGCATTCAGTTTCGCGCAACCTCACGGCGGCCATCGTGGCCGAGTTCGTGCGCACCCATCCCAATGCCGAAGTCACCTATCGTGACGTCCACGCCACCCCGCTGCCCCATTGGGCCATGCCCGGGGCCGACGCCGGAGACACCGTCGGCGACGAGGTAATGGAGGAATTCCTGGCCGCCGACGTCGTGGTCATCGGCGCCCCGATGTACAACTTCTCGATCACCAGTTCGCTGAAGGCCTGGATCGACCGCATCGCCGTCGCGGGCAAGACGTTCCGCTACACCTCGGCGGGCCCGGAGGGCCTGGCCGTGGGCAAGAAGGTGATCGTCGCCTCGACGCGCGGCGGCATCTACAGCGCCGGCAGCCCGGCCGCCGGCATGGACTTCCAGGAGCCCTATCTCCGCGCCATGTTCGGGTTCCTCGGCGTGACCGACCTGGAGTTCGTTCGCGCCGAAGGCCTGGCCCTGGGCGATGAGCACAAGGCGAAGTCGATCGACACCGCGGTGGCGGGGATCGGTGGCCTGGCGAAGGCGGCCTGA
- a CDS encoding ribonuclease H-like domain-containing protein has translation MGARPTMDLATLRRMAGVRDRATSPRPPRPVTRHVPGEEIAPGLRYLEHLHAWPSPPPVVDLTFARLSEARSEHLLHFDTETTGLAGGTGTRAFMIGAADWRPEGLRVRQLYITTMAAEGAMLREFARWVEAETVLVSYNGKSYDAPLLATRYRLARLANPLAGKVHVDLLHPMRRRYRHVWDNCRMQTAERHLLRIVREDDLPGSEAPRAWLTYLRGGSSADLGRVAEHNLQDVRSLSALLVEAHGWAASPASNEK, from the coding sequence ATGGGCGCTCGCCCCACCATGGACCTGGCCACCCTGCGCCGCATGGCCGGCGTACGCGATCGCGCCACCTCGCCACGTCCGCCTCGGCCCGTCACGCGTCACGTCCCCGGCGAGGAAATCGCGCCCGGCCTTCGCTACCTCGAACACCTCCACGCGTGGCCGTCGCCACCGCCCGTCGTCGACCTCACGTTCGCCCGCCTGAGCGAAGCCCGCAGCGAACACCTGCTGCATTTCGATACCGAAACCACCGGCCTGGCCGGCGGCACGGGTACGCGCGCCTTCATGATCGGCGCGGCCGACTGGCGTCCCGAAGGACTGCGCGTACGTCAGCTCTACATCACCACGATGGCGGCGGAGGGCGCGATGCTTCGCGAGTTCGCCCGCTGGGTCGAAGCCGAAACGGTACTGGTGAGCTACAACGGCAAGTCGTACGACGCGCCTTTGCTGGCCACGCGCTACCGCCTGGCGAGACTCGCCAATCCCCTGGCGGGCAAGGTCCACGTCGACTTGCTGCACCCCATGCGGCGACGTTACCGGCACGTGTGGGACAACTGCCGCATGCAGACGGCGGAACGCCATCTCCTGCGCATCGTTCGCGAAGACGACCTGCCGGGTTCGGAAGCCCCGCGTGCATGGCTCACGTACCTGCGTGGAGGATCATCCGCCGACCTCGGACGCGTGGCGGAACATAACCTCCAGGACGTGCGCAGCCTGAGCGCCCTGCTGGTCGAGGCGCACGGTTGGGCGGCTTCGCCCGCCAGTAACGAAAAATAG